CGATGATCATCGTGTCGCGGCCAGCTTCGATGCGCTTGGCGATGGCGATCTCGCCCTCGCGGCTGAGCAGCTCGACCGCGCCCATTTCGCGCAGATACATACGCACCGGGTCATCCGTGCGGCCCTCGCCGGCGACCGACTTCTTCTTCTCCGGCACGTTCTGCTTGGCATCGCTGGCCTGCGATTCCGAACCGGTCGGGGCGATTTCCTCCGGGCCGTCATCCTCGTCTTCCGCTTCCTCGGCGGATTCGACGATCTGCACGCCCATATCGGAGATGGCCGTCTGGATGTCCTCGATCTGGTCGGCAGACATCTGGTCGGAAGGCAGCGCCTCGTTCAGCTCATCATAGGTGATGTAGCCCTTGCGCTTTGCCTTCGCGAGCATCTTCTTGATCGTCGCCTCGTTGAGGTCGATCAGCGGTGCATCTTCGTTCTGCTTTTTGGCTTTGGACGCCATATGCGGTGTCAATCCGTTTCCTGTTCGGCAGCCTGCCCGTCGACAGATGCCGTGTCCTGATCTTCATCTGCCTGAGAGGCAGCCCGTTTCCTTGCCATTTGCCCGAGTCGCGAATCGATTTCCAGCTTTCGTTTGCGCAACCGTTGTTGCTCTGCAAACGCGCCTTCGGGATCGCTATCGAAACGGCGTGTGGCCGCGGCAATAGCCACTTCCAGCGCCGGTCTTTCGACCAGCAGGGAAACGGCTTCGGCCAGATCCTCCCTCGCGGCGCCTGGATCACTGCCTTCCATCAGGAAGGAAAAACGGGCTTTATCCGGCGGCGGCGGCAGGTTGTCGCTACTCGATATGGGCGAAACGCCCGGCGCTTCAAGGCTTTCCGCGCGATCCAGCAAGAAATCCACAGCCTGTGCCAAACTGGCATCGGCTGCCGCGAGGCCCAAAAGCGCATCGGCATGGCGATGGATTTCGCCCGGATGGCGCGCGAGGCCATGCAGCACGGAGGTCGTGAGCATGTCGCGCATCACATGGCCGCCGCTTGCCTTTCGCAGCGCGGCGACGACTTCGGGGCTGGTCCGCTGCGGTGCATCGGGCTTGAAGCGGCTGCCGGGTTTGAAATCGCGCTTGGGTCGCGGCGGAAAGGCGAAATTGCCGTAGCGATCAAGCCATTCACGACGGTAGAGCGAGCGGATATCGGGATGCTGGATGGCGTCGGCATGTTCCAGCAGGCGCGCTTTCAACCCGGCCTTGTCCTCGGGCGAGGTGAGAGGTCCTGCATCGCGCTCGTGCTCCCACACAAGATCGAGAAGAGGCTTGGGCGCATCAAGCAGCTTAGCCATCGCCTGCGGGCCGTCTTTTTTTATGAGATCGTCAGGATCCATGCCGCCGGGCAATTGCACGACCTGCAAGGAATGGCCGGGGCGCAGCAGGGGCAGGGCACGCTCGGCAGCGCGCATGGCGGCGCGCGTTCCGGCCTTGTCGCCATCGAAGCACAGGACGGGCTTGTCTGCCATACGCCAGAGCAACTCGATCTGTCCTTCAGTGAGCGCGGTGCCCATTGGCGCGACGGCGTCCTCGATCCCGGCGACGGCCATGGCGATCACGTCCATATAGCCTTCCGCCACGACGACACGGCGTGTCTTGCGGCTGGCCGCAGCGGCGCGGTGGATGTTGTAGAGCGTGCGGCCCTTGTCGAAGAGCGGTGTGTCGGGGCTGTTCAGGTATTTGGCGACGCCATCACGGTCCTGAAGGATGCGTCCGCCAAAGGCGGTTACCCTCTCGCGCGCATCCTGGATCGGCAGCATGACCCGGCCACGAAAGCGTGCATAGGGCAGCTTGTTCTCGACCTCGATCAGCAGGCCCGCCTCGATCAGCAAGCGCTCGTCGAATTGCGAGAGCGCTTTGGTAATCGCCTGCTTGTCATCGGGCGCCCAGCCGAAACCGAAACGCCGGATGGTGTGCGCATCGAGACCGCGCCGTTCGAGATAGCCCCGAGCTTCCGCGCCACCATCCGACGACAGATTGCGCACGAACCATTCCTGCGCTGCCGCCATGACGTCATGCAGTCCCGCGCGTTTTTCAGCCCTTTGTGCAGAGCGCGGATCGGGAGCGGGCACGTCCATCCCCGCCTCGGCGGCGAGTTCCTTCACCGCATCCATGAATTCCAGGCCGTGCTGCTCCATCATCCAGTCGATGGCGCCGCCATGCTGCTGGCAGCCGAAACAGTGATAGAAGCCCTTCTGGTCGTTGACGTAGAAGCTGGGCGTCTTTTCAGAATGGAACGGGCAGCACGCCTTCCATTCACGCCCGGCGCGGGTGAGCTTCACCGTGCGCTGGATTAGCGCAGAGAGGGTAATCCTGCTCTTGAGTTGATCCAGCCATTCGGGTGACAGCGCCATGCATCTTCAATGCGCATGGCGCCTCGGCTGCGCAAGAGGTGCGTCAGCTGTCTGTGGATGGCTGTGTGGATGGCGGCGCAGCGCACACATTGCGTTCGCTGCTGCTGATGGCGGGATAGGGGCCTTCGCCGCTGGCGGCGGTGTAATTGGCGAATACCTCATAGGCGTTCGCAGGGCCGGATGGCGGCAGTGTGCTCTGCCAGAAGAAGGTGAGCGGTTCACCTTGTTCCCATTGGTCGCCGCCGTCGCCCTCTTCCACAGTCCAGGCAATTCCGTCTTCGTGGCAGGAGATGACGATCTGGCCGATCGCGCCCAGCGCAGCCGCTGCCTCGCCGGCGGAGAAACCGGCCGTGCCGTTGAAGCCGTGGCTCGCCATGGTCATGCGAAAGGCTTCGGTCGTCTCGACATTGGAGGCATCTACGCCGTCGCCGCTGCCCGTGGTGGGATCGTTGTCCTCGCCGGGATAAACGATGTGGACATAGGTGTAGATCGTGCCTGCTGGCGCGGTGGCAGGGTCGCATTCGTCCATGTCGGCAGGGCAGGCGACATAGGACGTCATGTCGGCAAACGCCCCTGTCTCGTTGGTCAGGCGGCTAACGACTTCCTCACCCTGCGGGCCGACGATTTTCGGGCCGAGCTGCAGGTCGGCAAAATCCGCGATCGGCAAGGCTTCGCGGTCGATCTCCGCCTCTTCATTGTCTGCGGCAAGGTCGCCGTCGTCGATCGTATCGGCATCGGGCTCTGCACCGCATGCGGCCAGCAGGGCGATGGCGGGCAGGGTGGCGACAAGTTTGGCGTGCAGTCTCATGATGGTCCTCCGGAATATCGGCACGCCTAAAGGCGCGCCATTTGTCCGGAAAACCTGCGGGCAAGTGCGCTGGTTCCGCCCTTAGGGCAGAACGTTGGTAAACGGCGAATTAGGAATTCGGCCGTTGTTGCAATGACTTCGCGAGAAATCAGTCGCTTGTGGCGGCCTGTTCCGCTTCCGGCTCTTCTTCGGGCGGGAAGGGGCCGGTTACATCGGCGCGGCCTTCGGCAGTCTCGATTTCATACGCCTCGACAGGGCCTTCGGGCGGCAGTGTGGATTGCCAGAACAGGGTGATTTCTTCACCCGCATCCCAGCCATTGCCCGCCTCGATCCGCCAGACCAGCTCGCCATTGTCCAGCTGCACGCCGATGGCATAGTCCTCGCCCAGTGCAGCCTCGGCCTGCGTCCGGTCGAAACCGATAATATTGGCAAAACCGCTCGCCTCGCGCGTGGTGCGGAAGGAGAGAA
This sequence is a window from Aurantiacibacter gangjinensis. Protein-coding genes within it:
- the dnaG gene encoding DNA primase, giving the protein MALSPEWLDQLKSRITLSALIQRTVKLTRAGREWKACCPFHSEKTPSFYVNDQKGFYHCFGCQQHGGAIDWMMEQHGLEFMDAVKELAAEAGMDVPAPDPRSAQRAEKRAGLHDVMAAAQEWFVRNLSSDGGAEARGYLERRGLDAHTIRRFGFGWAPDDKQAITKALSQFDERLLIEAGLLIEVENKLPYARFRGRVMLPIQDARERVTAFGGRILQDRDGVAKYLNSPDTPLFDKGRTLYNIHRAAAASRKTRRVVVAEGYMDVIAMAVAGIEDAVAPMGTALTEGQIELLWRMADKPVLCFDGDKAGTRAAMRAAERALPLLRPGHSLQVVQLPGGMDPDDLIKKDGPQAMAKLLDAPKPLLDLVWEHERDAGPLTSPEDKAGLKARLLEHADAIQHPDIRSLYRREWLDRYGNFAFPPRPKRDFKPGSRFKPDAPQRTSPEVVAALRKASGGHVMRDMLTTSVLHGLARHPGEIHRHADALLGLAAADASLAQAVDFLLDRAESLEAPGVSPISSSDNLPPPPDKARFSFLMEGSDPGAAREDLAEAVSLLVERPALEVAIAAATRRFDSDPEGAFAEQQRLRKRKLEIDSRLGQMARKRAASQADEDQDTASVDGQAAEQETD